The Alnus glutinosa chromosome 1, dhAlnGlut1.1, whole genome shotgun sequence region TTTTGCCACTTATCGTACAGGTTGAGTTGGAATTTGAGGATGAGCACAAGCTGAAAATTTTGACCATAAACTCAAGAGAATAACCAGAAAAAGATTACTCAAGaaatccaaaattttcaaattaaatgaaagGAACTGGGAAGAAATTGTGGCTTTAGAGTATTTACATCTCGCTCAACAAATTTGCTCcccattttagctaaaaaatttcatttttctatttttactaCCCATTTTTCTAAAGCACTAACTTTCGGCCCTCTATTTTAGCTTATTCACtttcattatttcatttaaatattcttttacaagaattttctttattttttattgagaagAGGGAgaatgttaaaaattaaaaaatgcacTTTTAGAAGTTGATCAAATGTTTCTCTAAATTGCTAAGCTTAATGCAACTACTTTTGCTAACATTTGGCTAGTGCTCTGCCAAACTCATATCAATCGTATAACTTATTAGAAATATCACACTAATGGCTTAATATAGCATTGGAAATTTTTAGCAAAACTTTCTCAACCAAAACCACATCAGTTCATACACCATCTTCCTTATAGTTCAGCAAAAGTTTGGTTCTCCGGCGGATTAAGCTCCAATTGTGCTTAGAAATGTGGGGTATGCATTGGATTTCATCAACCTGAGTAAATCTGCTCTCGTCGATGTTAAAGAAAGATATGATCCCTCTCTTTATAGATTTCCCATGAAACTGTTTTAAGAGCCGCCCACGTAAGCAGAGCATCAATATTGTACCCGACAGAATGaattataatttgttttttgggAGGGTGGTTATGACTACACAAGCAATCACTAGTTACTTACTCAATAATGCAAATgtaattgtcattttttaagagtaatgttagaccTTTGCATTGTGAGGGTGAAAatgtggatgcggttattaacaaTAGCTTCATCCGCATAACGCGGTTAAACACTTTTAGGTATCTGTATCATGTGCTTATTATCCGCATCCGCGTGCTTATTGCACTTATTAAATACGGTTTATTATCCACATATAAGATAATGAACGTTTtagattactatctaaatctatatgcaggATTAAATAATGTGGTTATTACTATATACAAGCTTAAATAATGTGCTTAAAATTTCACTTGTTATACAATTCACAATTATCAGCGATATAGGGTCATTGTCTCAGAGTAATCGGGATTTGAATTAcctagagaaaagaaaaaaaataaatgagaaaaaaagtaaatgtagtAAGATAttactttgagatgatagtaaaAAAACCTAACATGAACTAAATGTCCTAAACATACCAGATTCAAAGCGACATCGTTTTAGTCAGGGTTCTCCCACCCAGACttcaaaatgtaaatttaattaaatatatataatatatgttatatataaaggaaatgcGGATGCGATTATTAATCACACCCGCATACCCTAAAACCATAATCCGCATCAGCATATGTAGATAGTGATTTTTCCTAACCACATCCGCATATACGGATGCAAGCGGTTATTATCTACCCGCATTTTTACCCTtactttgcaaaaaaaaaaacacacacacacacacacacacacacaattacATGCTACACGTGTCAACAAGTTATAGGtatagcaatttttttaaaaaaaatatgtttatagGGTAAAGATATCGTTTCCAACAAGCATAAGTTGTCTACATAAGTGGTGAAAGCAACAGTAGATGATTTAGAacatttttagtagcctcaccaaaatagttttttagctattttggtaaGCCAATATGGTGAAATTGTCCAAAATGACTCCCCAACAGCCTCACCAAattggtgaaaaaaaaatttgagagtggacagtactcaccaacaatagtgagCACTGTTCACTcacaaaatcattaaaaaactattaaaattttatctctcttcctttttctttttatttctctctcatgcATCAAATACAACCtccattttgaaaaaagattatctaaatagaatagtgatagtgTATAGTTAAAATGGTAAGGATGCTGaaggtgctttaaaaaaatggatggtTAAAATAGAGGAAAGTGGTTTTTGACTAGTATAATTTGATaaggctactaagaatgctttAAGGGGTTGTGGCGGCCGGGTTTTAAATAACTCATTGACATTGTTgattaaaaaagataaataaataaaataaaaagtagaaagATGCAAACTATGGGTGAACTTATTTATAGAATATTGAATAGATCGAACACAAAAATCCAAAAGTTATGCGGCCTAATCGAATAGAAGATTAATGAAGTAGATTGCTGAAAaagggaataggatcctctccatttcaaataaaattgatactatccattttatggtcaggttttaaagttaatacatttaatagtgtacatgatttcatattatttaaatttttttaaagatttgtaTGCTAACATTGACTCCATATAAACCATTAGATGTATCAATTTTAAATCCAaacttttcatttgaaatggaaaatATCACTTTCATTAAATGCTTGTTTCCATCTTCATTTATGTAAGACATTTAAGGCATAACTTTTAATGTTATTGTGTCACTTTAAATAAATGGACAGAGATTTTGTGTGTGAGTGAATTTTGAGTAAGAACGACCAAGGAACCAAACATGAGTTGAATATGGTCAGAAAAATAAAGGACAGCAGTTTTGGACCGGGTGGAAGGCCTATGCACAGGTCATGCCCCTGTTCTTCATTAATTTGGTCTCTAATCCGCCTTGTGCGGATCAAGCTTTAGCTTTGTTCAAAGTAGATAGGACCGGAACCTTTTTAGTTCCTCTGAAATTGAAAACTCATTATTCCCTCCTTGGTTACCATTTTGCCTCTTATTTTGGCactatttttttagattttagttTATTGTTGGGGAGCCTATCCCTCTATTTTAATGTTTGTAACCCTTCTTGTCGAATGAAATTTGtacttaaaagaaaagaaaagaaaagaaaaaaaaaaaaaaaaaaaaaaaaaaaaaaaaaaaaaacttcttctaGAAGCCTGagtcaaacaaacttttaaGAGCCACGTTCTTTTGTCGCACCTCATAAAGGATGaacttcctcttctttttctcgaGATGTGAAGTTGAAATTAATGTGTCCGTCCAACTAGagcttattttctttttcttaataaatgagagagagagacttataaaattaataataataataataataataataataataataaataagagagatttaaaaaataaataaataaataaatgagagaagaaaaggTCGATGGAAATCGCATATGGGAGATATGGATGATGATTCTTTGCGTCTGATCAGTAGAAGCGTGTGGGTGTCATAACTGGTTTTTGTTGGGGAGAGTAATGGATGGGGATTCTCTGCCCAAATTTCAAGAAGTCCAAAGACATGCTTAGGCACCTCATGACCTACGTACACCTGCTCCTCTTCATTCCGTGTTCGAATCTGATAGAATTTGGACAGGAAAATCTGGATCCAAGAGTAATAGGCCTGGCTAGCCTAATCCAGCCCATTATCAATGATTAATCATAGTGTTAATTTACCTCAACATTAGTAGAGAACTTGTTGACTATATCGGGTACAGAAGCTTTGACTTGTTGACATAAGTAGAGTGGGTTGTGCCAAAGTTGTACAAATGAGTTGTACCCCAATCATCTCCCATAGTCATGTTACTAAGGAATCCCTCAATAAGATCATTCTGACCGATATCGAATGTTGTATAGAGCTTTTGGAAAATAATCCCTCTTGGGCattaaatttgcatatattCCCCCTGccacaaaaaaaacaaaggccATGCTTAATGCAGAAAGGTAGTTGATAACATAGATGTTTATAAGCACCCTAGACAAATAAATCCTAGGATaaagttttccttcaaatttttttaatttaatttgttaaattGGCATGTgtttaaaatgcatgtgattcttatatgtttttttaagcatttttaaaaaaaggtaatGCTTGAAACACACTTTTATCCTATCACTATCCCACCTTGTTGAAATTAGTTTTTGGATTAGCCCcgtttatttttctaaaaaaaaaaaaattatgtaaaaatctTCAAAGATTTagacataaatatttttgttaattccgttaacttctaaccaatacctaaatcctagcaatttttttccaaaaaaaaaaatggtattttaaaaattttgatagaatttaacagaaaaatctaacaaaatgttgaaattgaaaaaaaaaaaattgaaatatgaataccctaaatttatattttttaattttttttttttcaaaaaaaaaaaaaatactgaaagaTCAAAGATTTATAAGTAAAGTACTACCTGCCTATGTAGTACGACAAACAAGTGGCGTGAGGGTAGCTAATATACCTTTTTCCCTTAGCCTTTGTAATCTGGCTTTGAACTGCACAAATTGTGAGTATTGGATATCGAGGTAGAAGAGATTAAAGCCATCGCCGGGTATAATTCTTGCCGATAGTCTAATTGTAGGGGCATACATGGCGAAATTTGCGATGTGCTTGAAGTTGGTCCCCTAGGAGTCAAGATATGCGCTCAAATACGGGAGACCGACACTCTTTGCTGTAACCATACAATTATAGTCGAAGGGTTACATCTACGTAAAATAATGTAAGGCAATGgtaatgaaaaatgatatttgcaGAACATTGTTGTGTATAACATTTACATAATCATTCATATTAGTGTGATTCATGTAGGTCCCACATGCATAGTCCCACCAATATAAGTGGTTATATAAATATTGTGTATCAATCACTCTTCCATGGAAATTAATTTTAGGCCTCAATAAAAAGGAGTAGGCCAAGTGATGAGAAAGATGAGTCAATAGGTCTAGACTGCAAGATCTGTCCCATTGACAGTAGTTGCTCCAATGGCAAGCAAGAGAGATGAGCCAATGCACCACCACTAGTCCACCAACTCCTAGTCTAATCTCATGAAGGAGGGCTAAGATTAAATGTTAGGGTGATTTGAGTTTTCGGTCAAAAACGTACTATTTAAAAAGATAGAGATAGagtttaaaatgtgtgatttaaaaatacgatttttaaaaatgtagttaattgtataataaaattgtattttgaccTTCAAAATCGTGTATTTCTATAAACAAATTTTTTGTGTGCGAtctgaaaacatgattttttcaatcattttttaaaaaaacgtgCTTTCAAATATGATCATTtctacaaattttgttttttttttaaaaaacaattaatttagcCAATCATAGGTCATAAAGCCAGTATAAAGTAACCATTCTTTTTTATCAGCCCCAGGTGAGGCCCCCACactcataaaaattaaaaaaaaaaaaaaggaaaaaaaaaagagggaaggTAAGGTACTAAATTATCTTTTCATCACATCATCACATCAAGAATATGCCCTGCTGCATATTCTGCTTTTCCACCATTTCTGTGTGAACTATGAAGGACAAATTGCTAagtatcaaaaaaagaaaagaaaaaagagagtgtATCTGGGTCTCCATGGGCCTACTAGTATCGCAAATTTCATTCTATGTACTCTGTTTTCAATTTCTGCAATATTTCACACAACAAAAAACACTTCTTTCCACCATTAATTACACGCTGAAATGGGTAGCTGGAAGATCTCACTCAGCATTAGCAAATGAGGAAAATAGTCTATTAATTCCAGTAGCTATCACCATCTAATTCCATgatagttagtatatatataagcctGAGATACATATAACAATAACATACGTACCCATGAAATCGATCATGAGCCGGCCATCTGAGAACCTTCCGGCGGGCATGTGAAAACAGGTCTCCCCATAAGGCGGCGTCGGTGTTATAAGGGTAGCAGATAATCCACCGGTATCAGAATTTGAGTCTCCGAAGTTGAAGATTGCCGGAAAGTCACAgtttttcaaagcaaaaacaggGTTCAGTGTGGAAGCATACAATAAAAGCATGCACAAGCAAGAGATCAGACAAGTTGTAAAGTTGAGAATGATAGGAGACTCCATATTtggagaaaggaaaggaaaccAAGAAGCTAGCTAGGGAGTTTGATGTTTGGAATGGAAGGAAAGATGGACGGACATCTcttatatatagagaaatatcGTACTTGTCAAAGGTTGCTTTCCCATTCGTCTTTGAAATCTCTAGTGATAAGCTTACGAGGAAATTTTGGTTTCAAAGATGTATTTTAAATTCTATAGGACAGTTGGTAGGTTATTATAACTTTTACTTGAATTTACTTATAAATTTGATGTGAGAGTTCataattagtaaaataattaagcattTTCACTAATCACCCTTAACATGAGTTGGGGAAATTATCATTCCCAAAGCCCAAGTGAGCCCATGACCGAACTATAGGCCCAATCGGTTTGAACTCAACTGAATGATAGTCTTATATGAGTTAGACTCTCCACTAGATATAGTCTAATCCTACACGATCTGGGGATTAGAATCTGAATTAAAGTATAATCAGAGCACTCCAATTATATCAGAACTACATGCCGATAAATAGGCCAAGCCATTACCTAGGAGATAGTCTTAAAACTTTCTGATCTCTCTTATATTCAAGTGCTCTCATACTCTTAGATATTTGTCTATTAAatctaacttaagcatcggaatGAGATCCCGTCGACACACTCAACAAGCCTCTTAATGTTTTGTAAGTATCAAATAAAGCGTATCATAAAGCGACACATCACCAAACCAAAAATtataccaacagtttggcgccgtccgTAGAAAACATCATATCATTTTTTACACAAAATATATCCGCAATGGTGAATACACAATGAGAAGATGCTAGAAGAACCAGAAACGTTCAAAACACAAAGTCACAAACATCCCAACCAGGAGCGTCCAGGATGATGTAGGGACCTCAACCGATCCCCAAGCTATGATAACCTTCCCAAATGAGAAAATCGCACAGATGTAGATTTGTGAATGCTGATTTTGTGGTTGCTAGCAGTTGCTTGCCTTATGTAGATGGATTAGCCGTTGGTGTGATTGTCTTGCCTTGTTTAGATGGGTTAGCCATTGGTGTGATTGTCTTTGCTAATATTGTGCTAGCCGTTGTGTCTTGTATGGAATATTGCCTTGTAGAGTTGGGTGTTTCCGTAGATGGTTCATTAGGCAAAACACCAAACAAATACAGAAGGAAAACCAAAACCACATCAGTTCATACACCATCTTCCTTATAGTTCAGCTTTGGAAAATAACTGTTATGTacaagtaaatatatataaataagagtGGGCAAAACACCAAACAAATACAGAAGGAAAACACCTTTAGACAAATAGACTTCCAAGAAAATTCTTGGCTTGGTTGTTGCAGATATTACTTTAACAGGAAAAGAACATATAAAACAAGCTTGCTCAAGTATGTCATGTGAAAAGCGGAACACCTGATTCTTCAGAAGATGAGGGCTGTAAAGCGCGGATTTTAACATCATATTTTTTACGAGCTGAAACTTCATTGCCTGAGCAAGAATCCGATCCATCTGATACAAGTGGATGGGGTGATGTATAATCATTGTAAGCAATTCCAATATTATTACCACACTTGCGGCAAAGAAGTTTGGTTCTCCGGCGGATTAAGCCCCACTTGTGCTTAGAAAGGTGGGGTATGCATTGGATTTCATCAACCTGAGTAAATCTGCTCTCGTCGATGTTAAAGAAAGATATGATCCCTCTCTTTATAGATTTCCCATATTTAGAGCCAAAGGTCGAGGTGTTCCGGTTGCAGGAGCTTAGGTTTAGCTCATAGCCACAAGAACCACAGCTGCATGAAAGAGACTGTCTCGTCAATACCATGTCAAGAACCATAATCACGCTTATTTTTTTGCTTATACAACAataaaacaaagacaaaagCAACCAAAAACCACAGAAGAGTCAATTGGGTCCCTCACAGCTTGAAAAGGGGTATAGGAGTTATCCTAAACAAGTTGATCAGAATCTAAAACTGATCAAACTTCAATGATTTCATAGAGATAAGTTTGCAAATAAAGATCATAACCTCAGGAGAGGCgacatttcaaagtttttgtaGGATAGGTTAGTTCTATTACCagaaaagtaatgctatataccacattttcttatctcacaattatttaACAATTATGACTTGGGAGACCCAACcaaccttattttttattttatttttaacagtGACTAATCCATGGATTAGTTGAAACTATCATGTCAGCATTATAGGATAAAAGTGTAGTTTCTAGCATCATTACTCTTACAAGAAATGTCCCTAAAAATGATTTATCCTATTTGTCCTTTTCTCCAAAATCATTTTGGTGCGTCAGTTGAGTACCCCTTTATTAAATGAAAAGGCTTTGTGCATTCAAATGCAATAGCATTGAGTAGATGCAAGTTGAAGCACTAAGCCAATAAGGGGAGAGGATCAGGAGCATTCAATGACTTTTTTTCAATCCAATCCCTTCCTTAATTACATATGCCTAAAGATGGATAAGATGAAAGAGAAACAATAACAAAAGATAATTCTTATCTCACTAGCATCCTACATATTAATCACACATCAGTCTTCATCATCAAATCTTGTGCAGGTTATACAAGATAGATGTCGCCTAATGAACATCCCCTTTCTACGAGGAGCCgttatattttgttatttatagTAACCTACAAAACAAGTGGACAATACTACGCAAAATAACCTCAATTTTTATAATACAAATTATTTGTAGTTAACGTGGGGATGCTAAAAAGCAACTACTCTTCAAGTGAGACCTTAATACAACATCTTGGAACACCATGCAAGCCTACATCACAACGATTATACTCTCCTTTGAGCAAAAGccattttttataagtaaagacGCAATTCAAGTACATAATgaatatataagagaaaacacctaattagaaagagaaaacaagTGAAGGAAATAGTGTGAAAACTGTAGTATATTAAAATCTAGAGCAGCTGTCTAATgataaagaattttaaaaaagaaatactcAAGTTTTTGTCATCGTCCTCTCACtatcttcaaaacttctatcatttctttTCCTCTAAAAGCACCACAAAATGCAGGACGGTACCACCTTACTAATTAAGGGAAATAGTGATATAACATACTCAGACACCGCCTTCATCCAAATGTTTAAAACTATGAACCCAGAAGTAATTATAGTATATATGTGAAATTAGCACTTATACCAAAAGCTTAAGCAGtagaaaatatgaatttaatcagCTAATTAAGAATTTATTTGTTGTTTGGATTTCCCATCACGCGTGAAACTCCAAACAGATAC contains the following coding sequences:
- the LOC133854707 gene encoding uncharacterized protein At4g08330, chloroplastic, with amino-acid sequence MEKSNGYHHQDSISSSCPASSRRDVSYSCGSCGYELNLSSCNRNTSTFGSKYGKSIKRGIISFFNIDESRFTQVDEIQCIPHLSKHKWGLIRRRTKLLCRKCGNNIGIAYNDYTSPHPLVSDGSDSCSGNEVSARKKYDVKIRALQPSSSEESGVPLFT
- the LOC133858418 gene encoding GDSL esterase/lipase ENOD8-like — translated: MESPIILNFTTCLISCLCMLLLYASTLNPVFALKNCDFPAIFNFGDSNSDTGGLSATLITPTPPYGETCFHMPAGRFSDGRLMIDFMAKSVGLPYLSAYLDS